From the genome of Streptomyces xanthophaeus:
TCACGGTCGGCTCCGCCAGCAAGGCGTTCTGGGCGGGCATGCGGATCGGCTGGGTCCGCGCCGCCCCCGACGTGATCCGCAGCCTGGTCGCCGCCCGCGCCTACGCCGACCTCGGCACCCCGGTGCTGGAACAGCTCGCGGTGAACTGGCTGATGCGGACCGGGGGCTGGCGGGAGGCCGTCGGGATCCGCCGCGAGCAGGCCCGGGAGAACCGCGACGCGCTGGTCGCGGCGGTCCGCCGGGAGCTGCCGGACTGGGAGTTCGAGGTGCCGCAGGGCGGGCTGACCCTGTGGGCCCGCGCGGGCGGGCTCTCCGGCTCGCGGCTGGCCGAGGTGGGGGAGCGGGTCGGGGTGCGGGTTCCTTCGGGGCCGAGGTTCGGCGTGGACGGGGCCTTCGAGGGCTACGTCCGGCTGCCGTTCACCGTGGGCGGGCCGGTGGCCGAGGAGGCCGCCTCCCGGCTGGCGGCGGCGGCCCGGCTGGTCGGCACGGGCGCGGGCGGCAGCGGTGCGGAACCGCCCCGCACGTTCGTGGCGTAAGCCGCCGGATCGGCTGCTCGCTGGTTGTGGCGGGCCGGGTGTGTGCCGGGGCGTCCCCGCAGGGCGCCGAGTGCAACCACCCCCCCGTACGGTCCGGCTCCCCGCCACGCTCGGCGTCCGAGGAGATGCCCCGGCGCGGCCCGGCTCCGTCGTAGCCGGCCCCGTAGCGCCCGGCTACGAAGCCTCGGCCTCGGCCGGTACCTCCGGGGCGTCCAGGGCCGAGCCCTGCGCGGGCGGCTGCCCCTGGACCGGCTTGGTCAGCGTGCTCCGGTCCCGCCCGCCGATCCCGCCGGGTGCGAGCCGGTCCGGCAGCAGCTCCAGCACGGCCTGGCGGTACGCCGGGTGCGTGCCCTCGTCGTAGGGGTCCGGGGTGGCGGGCACCTGAAGCCGGTGCACGGGCCCGGTGCCGAGCCGGGCGTACCCGCGCCCCGGCGGCACCTGGGCGGTCGGGGTGGTGTGCGGCGGCAGCCCCAGTACGTCGGCGACCTGCTGGACCGCGGCGGGCCCGAGCACGACGCGGGCGCGGGTGTGCTGCCAGACGGCGTCGTTGAGCAGTTCCAGGTGCCCGAACTGCTCGGCCACCACCACGGTGACGTGTGCGGGCCGTCCGTGCCGCAGCGGCACCTGCAGCTGGGCCAGCGGGTCGGGGCCGCCCTCGGCGACGGAGAGGTGGGCCAGCACGCTCGGCTGGTCCAGCAGGATCCACAGGGGCCGGCGGGTGTCCTCGGGCGCGGGCCGGCCCACCTCCCGGGCCCGGTGGGTGGCGATGAGCCGCCGTTCGGTCTCCTGCGCGGCCCATTCCAGCGTGGCCTGCGCCCCGGTCGGGCCGCATTCCACGGCGAGGACACCGCTGCGGCCGGACAGGCAGGAGTACTCACCGCTGCCGCCGCCGTCGACGATCAGTACGTCGCCCCCGTGCCGCAGGGCCTGCAGGGCCACGGAGCGCAGCAGGGTGGAGGTGCCGCTGCCGGGCTGGCCTACGGCCAGCAGGTGGGGTTCGGTGGAGCGGGGCCCGGTGCGCCAGATCACCGGCGGCACGTCCCGGGGCTCGTCGCCCTCCAGGACGGGCAGGGTGCGCTGTACGCCGCCGGCGTCGGTGAATCCGAGCACGGTCTCGCCGGGGGAGGTGACGAACGGCTGGGCGGCGATGCCCGTCGGCAGTGCCGCCAGCACCCGCAGGTCGAGCTGGTTGCCCTCCTCGTCCCAGTCGAAGAGATACTCCCGTCCGCGCCCGGACTTGGCGTGCAGCAGTGCCTCGATCCGGGCCCGTGAGGTGGCCTCGCCGTCCGTGAAGTAGGCCGGGTAGCGGATGTGGAGCCGGGTGATGCGGCCCGCCTCGTCGAACTCGTAGTCGCTGAAGGCCTTGTCCCAGTCCCCGCCGTGGGCGAAGAGCGGACTCGGGTCCTCAGGGATGGAGAAGTACGGCACGAGGGCTTCGTAGAGGGAGCCGAGCCGTTCGGTCTCGGTGTCGCTGGGTCCGGTCTTCGCCGGGGTGCGGTCGCGTCCGTGCCAGGCCGCCGCCGCCATGAGGGTGATCAGGGCGAGGAGGGGGCCGTAGGAGACGAGTGCGACCACCAGGACGCAGGCGGCTCCGAGGAACAGCGCGGGACCACGCTTGTCCTTGGGGGTCTGCGACCACCGGCGTCGCCCGGCCGCGGCCAGGATGCGCAGGCCGCGTCCGATGACGAGGAGCGGATGGAGGACGTCCGTGGCACTGTC
Proteins encoded in this window:
- a CDS encoding ATP-binding protein, whose translation is MARRPLPRILSSGTTSLARGRDLARTAADSATDVLHPLLVIGRGLRILAAAGRRRWSQTPKDKRGPALFLGAACVLVVALVSYGPLLALITLMAAAAWHGRDRTPAKTGPSDTETERLGSLYEALVPYFSIPEDPSPLFAHGGDWDKAFSDYEFDEAGRITRLHIRYPAYFTDGEATSRARIEALLHAKSGRGREYLFDWDEEGNQLDLRVLAALPTGIAAQPFVTSPGETVLGFTDAGGVQRTLPVLEGDEPRDVPPVIWRTGPRSTEPHLLAVGQPGSGTSTLLRSVALQALRHGGDVLIVDGGGSGEYSCLSGRSGVLAVECGPTGAQATLEWAAQETERRLIATHRAREVGRPAPEDTRRPLWILLDQPSVLAHLSVAEGGPDPLAQLQVPLRHGRPAHVTVVVAEQFGHLELLNDAVWQHTRARVVLGPAAVQQVADVLGLPPHTTPTAQVPPGRGYARLGTGPVHRLQVPATPDPYDEGTHPAYRQAVLELLPDRLAPGGIGGRDRSTLTKPVQGQPPAQGSALDAPEVPAEAEAS